GGCCTGCGCGCGGTGCACCTGCAGTGCCATATCGGCACCGACACCCTGTCACTGGCCCGCCTGGGCGCACACACACGCTTGTGCTGGCTTAGCCTGCTGAAGGGCTAAAGCTGTCGAGCATGCTCGCCATGTCATCAGCCAGCGCGGCAATCTGCGCATCGGGCACGTCGCGGGTGGCAAAGGCGCGCAACCCCATAATCTGTGCTTGCAGCAGGCGAGCCAGGCGGGCGCAATCCACATCCGCACGCAACTCGCCATTGGCCTGCGCCTGCTGTAAAGCCTCACGCAGGCGCACCTCGATAGCAGCCAGCATGGCATCTACCTTCGCCAGCAAGGCTGCATCTTCGGCATTCACTTCGAGCAAGGTCTTGATCAGCATGCAGGCCTGCGCCGGAGCCTGTGCGTGCCCCATACAGCAGCGCGCCAGCATCTGCAGGTAGCGTTGCAAGCCCGCGACAACACTTGGCGCGCTGTCGAGTATCTCGCGGAACTCACCACCACTACGGTTGGCATAGGCGTCCAGCGCCTCGCTAAACAGGCCGCTTTTGCTGCCAAAGGTGGCGTAGAGGCTGCCAGGACGCATATCCAGCGCCTCTTCGATGTGTTTCATCGAGGAGGCGTAGTACCCCCTCGACCAAAACAACTCAACGGCCCGTTGTAGAGCCACTTGTCGATCAAAACGAGCCGTACGGGCCATCTTTAACTCTCGAAATAAATTGCAATTGAACGCTTAGCTTCAATTTGAATGATCGCTCAATTTTGACTTGATCGCCTCTCTTTATTCAATTACGGTGGCCATTCAATTATTGAACGATCACTCAAATAAAGGGTTACGTCATGAGTTCTTTCACCCTGCACGACCAGCACAGCGCCAGCGAAGCCGCCAAGCCACTGCTGGAAAAATCGCAGAAAGCCTTCGGCCGAGTACCGGGCCTGCATGCCGTAATGGCCGAGTCTCCTGAACTGCTCGATGGCTACCAGGTGCTGCACGGCCTGTTTCTCAACAGCAGCTTCGATGCCGACGAAAAGACCGTGGTGTGGCAAACCATCAACGTCGAACACGCCTGCCATTACTGCGTACCGGCCCACACCGGCATCGCCAAGCTGATGAAGGTATCGGACGAGATCAACAACGCTCTGCGCGACGAAACACC
Above is a genomic segment from Pseudomonas leptonychotis containing:
- a CDS encoding TetR/AcrR family transcriptional regulator — protein: MARTARFDRQVALQRAVELFWSRGYYASSMKHIEEALDMRPGSLYATFGSKSGLFSEALDAYANRSGGEFREILDSAPSVVAGLQRYLQMLARCCMGHAQAPAQACMLIKTLLEVNAEDAALLAKVDAMLAAIEVRLREALQQAQANGELRADVDCARLARLLQAQIMGLRAFATRDVPDAQIAALADDMASMLDSFSPSAG
- a CDS encoding carboxymuconolactone decarboxylase family protein, with product MSSFTLHDQHSASEAAKPLLEKSQKAFGRVPGLHAVMAESPELLDGYQVLHGLFLNSSFDADEKTVVWQTINVEHACHYCVPAHTGIAKLMKVSDEINNALRDETPLPTPKLEALRDFTLAMVRQRGELEAKQLAAFYAAGYTQRNVLEVILGLSQKVMSNYTNHIAQTPVDKVFEVYAWEKK